The genomic DNA gggtttacatggcctagCTGGGTTTTGAAccttgggctccagagtcatagtccagtgctcaaatcattacacctcGCTGGCTCTTATACTGCAGTTACAGCAGGATAATTGTATTTTTGGCTGGGACTTAGTGCATTATGTtgttcctcttctgttgttctcccaGTGGAAGACCATTTGGAAAGCATTTCATTTACAACCAACTACATTATCATACCACCTTGTTACACTGGGGTTATACCATTTAAAAATGGCTTCAGCTATATTCTCAAGGTTAGCTAATTGTTGATGCTGTGTATCTCAGCCTTGCCACATTTGTGCTGTAATGGCATGATTTGGAGGTTTTCCCATGCATTAATGTCATTATCATCACTCCATTTGACCTGCTTTatgatttgaatgctggattaagattccaggagaccagggttcaaatccccactcagccttgaAAACCCATAGAATGACCTTGAGCATGTTGCACTTTCTCTTACTAAGAAGAAGGCAATCTCCCTGGAACAAAATTTCCCAGAAAAAACCCTAATATAGAGATGCCAGAGTGGACTTGAGGGCACATGGCAGCAAGAATGCCTACAGGGCACCCATGCCATCTTCTAAAAGTTCTAGATGTGTTCATGGATGAAAAGGGACTAGGGACACTAGCAAAAACTTTTGTGGACCCTTTGCCGTAATAAAATAGGTGCATCTTCAAGGTGCCATAAGATTTGAGTTTGTAAGTAAGCAGCTATAAATAGCATGTCACTTCTTTTGCTTTGTCActgagttttgttttgctttggcttTTACTGTTAGTAACCGTACATGTAGTCTCATTGCCTGTGTGCTTTGTATCTTAAAACCATTGAAAATCAATTCCAGTTCCATCCACAGTGAATAGCAATAGCacgtatatttctataccatttatcagtgcacttaagcacttcctaagtggcttacaatgtgtaagccaattgaccccaacaagctgggtattcattttaccaacctacagaaggatgcaaggctgagtagaccttggaatccctgggatcgaactcacaactttctggcagcagtattggcatttaaccattgtgtcACCAAGGCTCCCAGGTGAAGCAATGGTGGCTGGTCAGCACTAGAGCCCCATCTAGAAGTACCCCTGGTCTGGAGAACAACAACACCAGCACTTGTGCGGTAGATTGGAAGCCTTTAGTGAGACAGTATCAAGTTGGCTTTTCCATTTGCAAAAAAGAAGGGGTGAAGGTCTTCCCCAGAGAATGTGAGTGCTGAGAATGCAAAGAGAAGGGCAGCTCTGTCAGCATCGAAAAATGCCACACATCTCCCAGTATAGTTCAGAGACACTCGGATGCTCTTCAGCTCTCCCgtcaaggggaaagaaagaaaataaggttCTTTGAGAACTCCGTACTGCCCGGCCCATTTCCCCACTGCCCAGATCCCTTGATCAGGATTAAAGTCAACATCACCCTTTCTTTTCAAAGACCTACTGGCAACCCCTACACCCCATTCCTCTTCACTTCCCACAGTGACATCCCAGTAATGTCTTCCTGATGTGAATCCTTCATGTCCCAGAACAAAAGGCCATTCGTCGAATCTCTCAGGGTTGTTGGGCAAATCTTGATACGCCTCTCCCCATCTCAAGCTTTTTTGATCCTCAGACAGGATGAGTTTGGGATGAGCAGTGCCTGGGTCCAGGGTCACATTTTCTGTTGCAATGAGAGCGGAAgacaaaaagtaaaataaaacagataaaataaaaagatggagCACAAGAATCTGCTATGAGGCTGGCTAATAGACTGATTTTAGAAACACATTGCAGACATGGTTGGATTAAGTATGGTTACCatattttgaagaagaaaataaggGAACACATTTTCCAAACACCAAATCAGTATGATGGCTCTCACTTCAAATACCCTTACTATAATCTGTGATAATTGCTGCTATAAATGTTTCTAACCATCATTGTATTTAAACAACAGTTTAAATTGACTATTCAGCAATCATTAATATTACCAACATTCATCTGGTTACATCTGAATTTTCAATATCTAAGTAACTGCAAAAAGACATGTGCTCAAATTGACTCCCAAAGGGCTGAGGCGGCTGCTTTGGAGGAACTCCCCTCACTGTGTTTTAAACTGgcatctccctcctcctcttccaaactTTACTATTTGATCACCCATTTACTGTAAGAAAatctagacattttaaaaatcaagtagtttctgactgatgacaaccctaaggcgaacctatcatagggttttcctggcaagtttcttcagagggggtttagcattgccctcctctgaggctgagagtgtgtgatttgtccaaggtcacctagtgggtttacatggctgagcagggattcaaaccctgacctccagagtcatagtccaatgctcaaaccactgcaaaatGCTGTCTGTCCTATTATACCTAGGAAGGCTCAATGACAACCACTGTCTTAATACTGTATTTATTAGTGCTTCATCATTTAGTACAATTGGACTGATAATTCTCAAGGATGCTCAACTACATAGAAGTCTTGCtggtccaattttgccagattatatttgggggggggggtgttgttccACCCAGTTTACTAGTGGGGGGGACTGAGTCTCTATTCCCAGATTCAGGGATTCATGTCACTGTCTGACTAATCCTAAATCTTTCCTGTGGGTTTGGTTGTTCTCCATCAGACTTGACAAACTCACCTTTCTGAAGTTGAAGTTCACAAAGCAGAGTATCTGATGAAAGAAAGGGAATACATATTAGGCATTTTAAAGTATACCACATATTTTTGTGTAAACATATCCTTTTCATCTCACTAcaccattcacacacacatttagaagGAGCAGGGGTGATGAAAATGGTGGGCCATAGGCTATTTTGTGGGACCCAAATCTGAAAAGTCTTAATTTTTATGGGTGATTATTTTAGCTTCCAAAGAACTAAAAAAATGTCACAAAATGTAGCAGATTTGCCCATGCAACCCCCAAACCATGTGGAAAAAATGACCAAAAATGAAATAGATTCCAGTTCTGCTAGGAGTGATGGAGCACTTCATTGGGAACCAGAGTAGCATTCACCCCAATATATACAGACTGGGATGACAGGGATGCTTGTCCAAGTTCAGCTTTGCTTATAAATAgtcacatttctatactgttaaCTTCTTTTAATTTGGTTAATTAACACTCTAACAGATTTAGAACAGTGTaaaccagtgatttccaaactttggtcctccaggtgttttggacatcaagtccgagaagccccagacagcttggtcaaccatcaggaattctgggagttgaagtccaaaaatctgaaGGATCAGACATTCTGGGAATCACTGGCATAAATGTATCAAAGCTAGCTGCCTGAGACTTAAAAAACATTTGCTCAGTGTGATCATAAACATGGATATTCAAAAGCAAAGCTCTGGAAGCACACACAGAAAGACTGGGTGAGTGATGACAAGACATAAACAAACCGTCCAATGCTTCTAGTTCTTAAAAGTCAGCGTAACAAAGCAGCAGATACTGTAGTTCAGTTACCAGGTTTTTACAACATATGTAATTTGTACAAAATTGTTCTCACAAATGCAAGCAGATACTTTGAAACTGACAAAATATTTCACTCTTTTACaggcaaggaggaaaaaaatgtgtttttatgatCTTGCATGTAAAAAGTAGAGCAGTGAGGATTTACATCCTTAACAGAAAATATGGTAAGGACAGTGGTCTACAAACTATGGGATAAACCCTAATCGATTTGAATTTCGTCATATCTGTGTTCTAGCGAAGCCACTAACTACATTAGTCACAAGCAGTATTGTTTTTGTATTAGTGGTTTGGAGCCTGACAACACAATTctgcatgtctattcagaagcaaGTCTCATTGAATTGAATACCAAGTGAAGTAAGTGGATTTAAAAGTACATGCCAATTTTTACAGAAGTGTCTCTCACAGTTCAAAATTTTGGGTTTGAATTTAGGTATTGCTGTAATCCAGAGCCTCATAGAGCATACCTAAGGAGTTGGGTCCAAGCCAAATTCACTAAATTCAATATGAACTTTGCCTCTGCAAGATAACAAACATACCAGTACTGTTTTTATCAGGGAATTACTGGATATATTTTTCTCTTGGCCTTTCTCCAAGGAACTGAGAAAACAAACAATGAGTAGTTTCCTCTGTCATAGTTCCCCCCCTTATTTCacctgtgtacacacacacacacacacatagaaaacaacaacagtcgCTTCACTTTAAGGAAATATATGCCTGACTAGTTTTGCCAAAACCAGAAACACCTTTTTATGGTAAACTAGAATTGacttctcaggctgcatctgcactgtcgaaataatgcagtttgatactgctttacctGTCttcactcaatgctatggaattctgggatttgtagttttgtgagattactttttaactttctctgacagagagctctggtgccacaacaaaggacAAATCCAGGATGCCATTtcttggagccatggcagtttaaagcattgtcagactgtattatttctgcagtgcagatgccacctTAGTCAATCAAATCCCCATTTTTCTGACTTTGCTAGCAGTGTGAGCAACCCACAGCCAGGAACAACCACAGTTCAACAAATACGGCATTACATACACAGTCCTTTATCCAGTCTTCATTACCTTTGACTTGCTTGACAACACTCTCCAAAGAAAAATTtatatcccagaattcccagaTTCTCCATTTCAGTGCAGGAGGAAAAGCCAATGGATTCTCAAAAGTCTCCTTCTCTTCATACCTAGGCAGAAATAAATGTCCAAATTGCATCTGACTGATCTCAAATTAGCAAGTGACTGAAAGGCaagaacaagagagaaagaaaagaaagaggccgCTGTAGAAAGGAAATGAGAGCTGGAAGCATTTTGATCTTATTGTGATCTCAAGaccacaaaggctgcatccacactgcagaaataatccagtttgaaaccattttaatagccatggctcaatactatgaaattctgggatttgtagtttggtgagacatatAGCtgcttctgtcagagagttttgggtccacaacaaactacagttcccagagtttaatagcattgagccagggtagttaaaatgtgtcaaacaggattatttctgcagtgcagatgcagccaaagggaGGCATTTGATAGCCAATGGAAACCTTACTAAGGAACCGTGTCTTTTGCTAAAAGGAATACCCCTATGATTCCTCCTTGTATTTTCCCAGTAATATCAAGTGAAAATAAAGTCATTGTATGACATCAATACCTCTATACTGGGTTTCTCCTGAATGTGTGAAGGCTCTGAGTACGTAGGAAAATTGTGAGTAGGTTCCAGGGGCCAACTGTCTCCCCAGAGGTCCACCAAAAACTGTACTTCCTCCTACAGTTCCAGGATTTTGTTTCTTCCCCCATTTCATTTATAGTTTTGAGAGGTAGAATCCAGTTAGAATAGTCCCTTTACACAAGCTATCTCTGCTATGGATGGTTTCTAGGAATAGTGATCTTCCTGAGCGAAAAATTcacctaggcctcattcccacatacaaataaatcggtttgtgATCTAAATCAATAGATcggtttgacagtggagcatggttcacactacaatTGCCCCAAtactgtaaaataacccacttgtcattcacattgatgaatgaatcaattcagcatgatgaatgaattgattcaaagcaACTCCTTTTAGCCACCACAGctttatggcaccccttcagcactgcatctaAATGAGTTGTGGGATGATGGTGCGCACCATGTAGACCAacatgtgccaaaatggcaccgtaggggcagagttagggcatctaGCATGAGGACGCTGAGCCTTAACTCCACGCTCTTCATAacgttgaggcggaatctcttttcctgtaggagcaatggatgcaagctacaggaaaagaggttccacctcaacattaggaggaacttcctgacagtaagggttgttcaacagtggaacaaactccctcNNNNNNNNNNNNNNNNNNNNNNNNNNNNNNNNNNNNNNNNNNNNNNNNNNNNNNNNNNNNNNNNNNNNNNNNNNNNNNNNNNNNNNNNNNNNNNNNNNNNNNNNNNNNNNNNNNNNNNNNNNNNNNNNNNNNNNNNNNNNNNNNNNNNNNNNNNNNNNNNNNNNNNNNNNNNNNNNNNNNNNNNNNNNNNNNNNNNNNNNNNNNNNNNNNNNNNNNNNNNNNNNNNNNNNNNNNNNNNNNNNNNNNNNNNNNNNNNNNNNNNNNNNNNNNNNNNNNNNNNNNNNNNNNNNNNNNNNNNNNNNNNNNNNNNNNNNNNNNNNNNNNNNNNNNNNNNNNNNNNNNNNNNNNNNNNNNNNNNNNNNNNNNNNNNNNNNNNNNNNNNNNNNNNNNNNNNNNNNNNNNNNNNNNNNNNNNNNNNNNNNNNNNNNNNNNNNNNNNNNNNNNNNNNNNNNNNNNNNNNNNNNNNNNNNNNNNNNNNNNNNNNNNNNNNNNNNNNNNNNNNNNNNNNNNNNNNNNNNNNNNNNNNNNNNNNNNNNNNNNNNNNNNNNNNNNNNNNNNNNNNNNNNNNNNNNNNNNNNNNNNNNNNNNNNNNNNNNNNNNNNNNNNNNNNNNNNNNNNNNNNNNNNNNNNNNNNNNNNNNNNNNNNNNNNNNNNNNNNNNNNNNNNNNNNNNNNNNNNNNNNNNNNNNNNNNNNNNNNNNNNNNNNNNNNNNNNNNNNNNNNNNNNNNNNNNNNNNNNNNNNNNNNNNNNNNNNNNNNNNNNNNNNNNNNNNNNNNNNNNNNNNNNNNNNNNNNNNNNNNNNNNNNNNNNNNNNNNNNNNNNNNNNNNNNNNNNNNNNNNNNNNNNNNNNNNNNNNNNNNNNNNNNNNNNNNNNNNNNNNNNNNNNNNNNNNNNNNNNNNNNNNNNNNNNNNNNNNNNNNNNNNNNNNNNNNNNNNNNNNNNNNNNNNNNNNNNNNNNNNNNNNNNNNNNNNNNNNNNNNNNNNNNNNNNNNNNNNNNNNNNNNNNNNNNNNNNNNNNNNNNNNNNNNNNNNNNNNNNNNNNNNNNNNNNNNNNNNNNNNNNNNNNNNNNNNNNNNNNNNNNNNNNNNNNNNNNNNNNNNNNNNNNNNNNNNNNNNNNNNNNNNNNNNNNNNNNNNNNNNNNNNNNNNNNNNNNNNNNNNNNNNNNNNNNNNNNNNNNNNNNNNNNNNNNNNNNNNNNNNNNNNNNNNNNNNNNNNNNNNNNNNNNNNNNNNNNNNNNNNNNNNNNNNNNNNNNNNNNNNNNNNNNNNNNNNNNNNNNNNNNNNNNNNNNNNNNNNNNNNNNNNNNNNNNNNNNNNNNNNNNNNNNNNNNNNNNNNNNNNNNNNNNNNNNNNNNNNNNNNNNNNNNNNNNNNNNNNNNNNNNNNNNNNNNNNNNNNNNNNNNNNNNNNNNNNNNNNNNNNNNNNNNNNNNNNNNNNNNNNNNNNNNNNNNNNNNNNNNNNNNNNNNNNNNNNNNNNNNNNNNNNNNNNNNNNNNNNNNNNNNNNNNNNNNNNNNNNNNNNNNNNNNNNNNNNNNNNNNNNNNNNNNNNNNNNNNNNNNNNNNNNNNNNNNNNNNNNNNNNNNNNNNNNNNNNNNNNNNNNNNNNNNNNNNNNNNNNNNNNNNNNNNNNNNNNNNNNNNNNNNNNNNNNNNNNNNNNNNNNNNNNNNNNNNNNNNNNNNNNNNNNNNNNNNNNNNNNNNNNNNNNNNNNNNNNNNNNNNNNNNNNNNNNNNNNNNNNNNNNNNNNNNNNNNNNNNNNNNNNNNNNNNNNNNNNNNNNNNNNNNNNNNNNNNNNNNNNNNNNNNNNNNNNNNNNNNNNNNNNNNNNNNNNNNNNNNNNNNNNNNNNNNNNNNNNNNNNNNNNNNNNNNNNNNNNNNNNNNNNNNNNNNNNNNNNNNNNNNNNNNNNNNNNNNNNNNNNNNNNNNNNNNNNNNNNNNNNNNNNNNNNNNNNNNNNNNNNNNNNNNNNNNNNNNNNNNNNNNNNNNNNNNNNNNNNNNNNNNNNNNNNNNNNNNNNNNNNNNNNNNNNNNNNNNNNNNNNNNNNNNNNNNNNNNNNNNNNNNNNNNNNNNNNNNNNNNNNNNNNNNNNNNNNNNNNNNNNNNNNNNNNNNNNNNNNNNNNNNNNNNNNNNNNNNNNNNNNNNNNNNNNNNNNNNNNNNNNNNNNNNNNNNNNNNNNNNNNNNNNNNNNNNNNNNNNNNNNNNNNNNNNNNNNNNNNNNNNNNNNNNNNNNNNNNNNNNNNNNNNNNNNNNNNNNNNNNNNNNNNNNNNNNNNNNNNNNNNNNNNNNNNNNNNNNNNNNNNNNNNNNNNNNNNNNNNNNNNNNNNNNNNNNNNNNNNNNNNNNNNNNNNNNNNNNNNNNNNNNNNNNNNNNNNNNNNNNNNNNNNNNNNNNNNNNNNNNNNNNNNNNNNNNNNNNNNNNNNNNNNNNNNNNNNNNNNNNNNNNNNNNNNNNNNNNNNNNNNNNNNNNNNNNNNNNNNNNNNNNNNNNNNNNNNNNNNNNNNNNNNNNNNNNNNNNNNNNNNNNNNNNNNNNNNNNNNNNNNNNNNNNNNNNNNNNNNNNNNNNNNNNNNNNNNNNNNNNNNNNNNNNNNNNNNNNNNNNNNNNNNNNNNNNNNNNNNNNNNNNNNNNNN from Sceloporus undulatus isolate JIND9_A2432 ecotype Alabama chromosome 2, SceUnd_v1.1, whole genome shotgun sequence includes the following:
- the LOC121923780 gene encoding zinc finger protein RFP-like is translated as SLGNSLPLKVSSRRWSEVSAVPSELLQDIGKTFQRYEEKETFENPLAFPPALKWRIWEFWDINFSLESVVKQVKDTLLCELQLQKENVTLDPGTAHPKLILSEDQKSLRWGEAYQDLPNNPERFDEWPFVLGHEGFTSGRHYWDVTVGSEEEWGVGVASRSLKRKGDVDFNPDQGIWAVGKWAGQYGVLKEPYFLSFPLTGELKSIRVSLNYTGRCVAFFDADRAALLFAFSALTFSGEDLHPFFFANGKANLILSH